In Cystobacter ferrugineus, the following are encoded in one genomic region:
- a CDS encoding OmpA family protein, translated as MSHTKPSSLPGTKWDVGPSKWSTVAVRLCVAASLLASPAAFAQPAGPAPFELERLELNPSARGSLVLGTGELLPEGGVRLSVAGHYENNPLSLYREGERLGAVVGNRVTGHLLAAWAPLRWLELGAQVPLVVWQRGDDLSARGVPAPASSGLGTPLLHVRLGLLAQQRQAPVDLALELGAGLPLGSAAALSRDGAVRLAPKVMLGRDLGWLRTGMEVGVLVRPAVILGDGTKVQDEVGNELRLGAVVSTQFAGLRGELNVRGSVPLAARESGSLEVLAGLRLPLGSSAEAYVLGGPGFGNAPGTPAFRVLLGAAWGGGDRSSAAVASGGPDGDGDGVVDARDKCPTEAGPASRQGCPVKDEDRDGIADEYDKCPTKVGPPSTLGCPVPAKDTDQDGVVDTRDDCPNEPGPASSLGCPVRLVDADADKDGVADSVDGCPKEAGPASSQGCPVKRADANADGDKDGVADALDNCPMEAGVATNQGCPARQPQLVALQSGKLELKEQVAFANRKAVIQPSSFAMLDQVSRLLGQHPEFGRVIIEGHTDNRGNAAANRKLSLARAEAVKAYLVSKGVQASRLETKGLGPDQPIRSNLTESGRVANRRVEFIIATPERAQK; from the coding sequence ATGAGCCACACCAAGCCGTCCTCCCTCCCGGGGACGAAGTGGGATGTAGGCCCGTCGAAGTGGTCGACGGTCGCCGTACGCCTGTGCGTTGCCGCCTCCCTGTTGGCTTCCCCGGCCGCGTTCGCACAACCGGCGGGGCCGGCTCCCTTCGAACTGGAGCGCCTGGAACTGAATCCCAGCGCGAGGGGCTCCTTGGTGCTGGGCACCGGCGAGCTGTTGCCCGAGGGCGGCGTGCGCCTGTCGGTGGCGGGTCATTACGAGAACAACCCGCTGTCGCTCTACCGCGAGGGGGAGCGGCTGGGGGCGGTGGTGGGAAATCGCGTGACCGGGCACCTGCTGGCGGCGTGGGCCCCCCTGCGCTGGTTGGAGCTGGGCGCGCAGGTGCCCCTGGTGGTCTGGCAGCGGGGAGATGATCTCTCGGCCCGAGGGGTCCCGGCGCCCGCGAGCTCGGGCCTGGGCACGCCCCTGCTTCACGTGCGGTTGGGCCTGCTCGCGCAACAGCGCCAGGCGCCGGTGGACCTCGCGCTCGAGCTGGGCGCGGGCCTGCCCCTGGGCAGCGCGGCGGCGCTCTCGCGCGATGGTGCCGTGCGGCTCGCCCCCAAGGTGATGCTGGGCCGCGACCTGGGCTGGCTGCGCACCGGCATGGAAGTGGGGGTGCTGGTGCGGCCCGCGGTCATCCTCGGAGATGGGACGAAGGTGCAGGACGAGGTGGGCAACGAGCTGCGCCTGGGCGCGGTGGTGTCCACCCAGTTCGCGGGCCTGCGCGGTGAGCTGAACGTACGGGGCTCCGTGCCGCTCGCCGCCCGCGAGTCGGGCTCCCTGGAGGTGCTGGCGGGCCTGCGCCTGCCGTTGGGCTCGTCCGCCGAGGCCTATGTGCTGGGCGGTCCGGGTTTTGGTAATGCCCCGGGCACGCCGGCCTTCCGCGTGCTGCTCGGCGCGGCCTGGGGGGGCGGCGATCGCTCGTCGGCGGCCGTCGCGTCGGGGGGCCCGGATGGGGATGGGGATGGGGTGGTCGACGCGCGGGACAAGTGCCCCACGGAAGCGGGCCCGGCCTCGCGCCAGGGCTGCCCGGTGAAGGACGAGGACCGGGACGGCATCGCGGACGAGTACGACAAGTGCCCCACGAAGGTGGGGCCGCCCTCGACGCTGGGTTGCCCGGTGCCGGCGAAGGACACGGACCAGGATGGCGTCGTGGACACGCGCGATGATTGCCCGAACGAGCCGGGTCCGGCCTCGAGCCTGGGCTGCCCGGTGCGGCTCGTGGACGCGGATGCGGACAAGGATGGTGTCGCCGACAGCGTGGATGGGTGTCCGAAGGAAGCGGGCCCGGCCTCGAGCCAGGGCTGCCCGGTGAAGCGCGCGGACGCGAACGCGGATGGGGACAAGGACGGCGTGGCGGATGCCCTGGACAACTGCCCCATGGAGGCCGGGGTTGCCACCAATCAGGGCTGCCCGGCGCGGCAGCCGCAGCTCGTGGCCCTTCAGTCCGGCAAGCTCGAGCTCAAGGAGCAGGTGGCTTTCGCCAACCGCAAGGCCGTCATCCAGCCGAGCTCCTTCGCGATGTTGGACCAGGTGTCCAGGCTGCTCGGCCAGCACCCGGAGTTCGGGCGGGTGATCATCGAGGGGCACACGGACAACCGCGGCAACGCGGCGGCCAATCGCAAGCTGTCGCTGGCTCGCGCCGAGGCGGTGAAGGCCTATCTGGTGAGCAAGGGCGTGCAGGCCTCGCGCCTGGAGACCAAGGGCCTGGGACCCGATCAGCCCATCCGCTCCAACCTGACGGAGAGCGGCCGCGTGGCCAACCGCCGCGTGGAATTCATCATCGCCACCCCTGAGCGCGCGCAGAAGTAG
- a CDS encoding class I SAM-dependent methyltransferase, protein MAQPKNTAELYAAQHRGDADHYATYFAGMDASMQQKVALTTAHFPTRGRVADMGSGSGRGTYDLACLYNGLELVGVDINPVSVDMARTAYQRPNLRFVAGDIADPVFPPESLDGVLDSSVLHHVTSFNDFSLARLETCLDNQVRALRTGGVIIIRDFVIPEGPAEVWLDLPTTDGAADGDVPGLSTAALFERFARDFRCSVNRSGPVPYMRLASPHAGHVRYQLALRAANEFILRKDYRVDWDVELLEEYTYFSQADFEAAFRARGLRILSSMPIRNPWILANRYEGRFHLSGVDGRPLPFPPTNYLIVGEKVPPGAGVELREEHSEPLTTPRFLSLSTWRHEVSRQVFELVERPGRTLDVLPWFRLDGQVFVLAKKGFPRPIVNACADHPNLGGAALSGYVTEPLAAITLGGEAAPQAIARILHERAGLGEGHVLHVSEPVRYFTSPGGVNERVSAYLVEVLPSDVRPALDYGPFTSAGSVRELDARQVLRACHVGGMVDARLEINIHRLLRQLGASPGPWIGASLALTEQPHGPREAPDALTPERRAVFSAHDDGATGYLSPRTGTFTERDAKGRVLASVPREYLVPGGASRNTAVALPVVRTREGFRVGLEHRELPAVQHFTGGAGLAVVPAWRLPRTLSHLSLVPTFAAERLREEFSVTVRRAWELGGPYHTTPGVTPELAWPFAVEVEADAACDSRLRWLPLETLISRLDDVMDAHLLVVAWRLAHALGVLG, encoded by the coding sequence ATGGCCCAGCCGAAGAACACCGCCGAACTCTACGCCGCCCAACACCGGGGCGATGCGGACCACTACGCCACCTACTTCGCGGGCATGGATGCCTCCATGCAGCAGAAGGTGGCTCTCACCACCGCGCACTTCCCCACGCGCGGCCGGGTGGCGGACATGGGCAGTGGCTCCGGCCGGGGCACCTACGATCTGGCGTGTCTCTACAATGGCTTGGAACTGGTGGGCGTGGACATCAACCCCGTGTCCGTGGACATGGCCCGCACCGCCTACCAGCGCCCCAACCTGCGCTTCGTGGCCGGGGACATCGCCGACCCCGTCTTCCCCCCCGAGTCCCTCGATGGCGTGCTCGACTCGTCGGTGCTCCACCACGTCACCAGCTTCAATGACTTCTCCCTCGCCCGGCTGGAGACGTGTCTGGACAATCAGGTGCGCGCGCTGCGCACCGGCGGCGTCATCATCATCCGCGACTTCGTCATCCCCGAGGGCCCCGCCGAGGTCTGGCTCGATCTGCCCACCACGGATGGCGCCGCCGACGGCGACGTTCCCGGCCTGTCCACCGCCGCGCTCTTCGAGCGCTTCGCACGCGACTTCCGCTGTAGCGTCAACCGCTCGGGGCCGGTGCCCTATATGCGCCTCGCCTCGCCCCACGCGGGCCATGTCCGCTACCAGCTCGCCCTGCGCGCCGCCAACGAGTTCATCCTCCGCAAGGACTACCGCGTCGACTGGGACGTGGAGCTGCTCGAGGAATACACCTACTTCTCCCAGGCGGACTTCGAGGCCGCCTTCCGCGCGCGCGGGCTGCGCATCCTCAGCTCCATGCCCATCCGCAACCCGTGGATCCTCGCCAACCGCTACGAGGGGCGCTTCCACCTGTCGGGCGTGGACGGGCGGCCCCTGCCGTTTCCCCCCACCAACTACCTCATCGTGGGCGAGAAGGTGCCGCCGGGCGCGGGCGTGGAGCTGCGCGAGGAGCACTCCGAGCCGCTCACCACGCCCCGCTTCCTGTCGTTGAGCACCTGGCGCCACGAGGTGTCCCGCCAGGTGTTCGAGCTGGTGGAGCGGCCGGGGCGCACGCTGGACGTGTTGCCCTGGTTCCGGCTGGACGGTCAGGTGTTCGTGCTCGCCAAGAAGGGCTTTCCGCGGCCCATCGTCAACGCGTGCGCGGACCATCCCAACCTCGGTGGCGCGGCGCTCTCGGGCTACGTCACCGAGCCCCTCGCCGCCATCACCCTCGGCGGGGAGGCCGCGCCCCAGGCCATCGCCCGCATCCTGCACGAGCGTGCCGGGCTGGGTGAGGGCCATGTCCTCCACGTGAGCGAGCCGGTGCGCTACTTCACCTCGCCCGGCGGGGTGAACGAGCGCGTCTCCGCGTACCTGGTGGAGGTGCTCCCGTCGGATGTGCGGCCCGCGCTCGACTACGGCCCGTTCACCAGCGCGGGCTCGGTGCGCGAGCTGGACGCGCGCCAGGTGCTGCGGGCCTGCCACGTGGGCGGCATGGTGGACGCGCGCCTGGAGATCAACATCCACCGGCTCCTGCGCCAGCTCGGTGCTTCCCCGGGGCCATGGATTGGCGCCTCGCTCGCGCTCACCGAGCAGCCCCACGGGCCCCGGGAGGCGCCGGACGCGCTCACCCCCGAGCGCCGTGCCGTCTTCTCCGCGCATGACGATGGGGCCACGGGCTACCTGTCGCCGCGCACGGGCACCTTCACCGAACGGGACGCGAAGGGGCGCGTGCTCGCGAGCGTGCCCCGCGAGTACCTCGTGCCGGGGGGGGCGAGTCGCAACACGGCGGTGGCGCTGCCCGTGGTGCGCACGCGCGAGGGCTTCCGGGTGGGCCTGGAGCATCGCGAGCTGCCGGCGGTGCAGCACTTCACGGGCGGCGCGGGGCTCGCGGTGGTGCCGGCCTGGCGGTTGCCGCGCACGCTCTCCCATCTGTCCCTGGTGCCCACCTTCGCGGCCGAGCGCCTGCGCGAGGAGTTCTCCGTGACGGTGCGCCGCGCGTGGGAGCTGGGTGGTCCGTACCACACGACGCCCGGGGTCACTCCGGAGCTGGCGTGGCCGTTCGCCGTGGAGGTCGAGGCCGACGCCGCGTGTGACTCCCGCCTGCGCTGGCTCCCGCTGGAGACGCTGATCTCCCGGTTGGATGACGTGATGGACGCGCACCTGCTGGTGGTGGCGTGGCGCCTCGCGCACGCGCTGGGCGTGCTGGGCTGA
- the agmC gene encoding adventurous gliding motility protein AgmC, giving the protein MKNTLFTKWLAAALWVLALGSTAALAEPDTFYLGDGHNGSFKADPESIVNSYAQVVSPLLEGDTEISLTACTASPCFAGGELVMVFQTTGFLGTPQVEDPAPSISLNSTEVGRWELARVDSVSGTTLKLRAPLIRGYAALVTQVIRVPEFTDVTVGLEDSIIAKPWDGKVGGVLAFLATGNVRNLGMISVDGAGFRGGVFVGDAGGSGSTGCSGDEESAPKGAQKGEGIANTYYGPSHTGRGYVLNGGGGGVCLRAGGGGGANHGKGGVGGFSSSVDGNRGVGGRAGVSIDDYALLNRFIPGGGGGAGHGSPASVARGGSGGGVLFIRARSLSGGGSLLATGSSGYYSNTEAGGGGGAGGSIHLRFATTASCGDIDASGGNGGSPNTKQVGPGGGGGGGVILLQAANSAGCVANASSVLGGLSGSQKDSGAPGGLSYGAGSGAGGRVETINRGFVMPDVPTVSAPANGAYTDNSHPNVVGTAMPNTTVVIYIDGKEAGRGLSNAAGGYVVALSDALDEGSHTVQAATEVDGVQSLKSTANAFTVDTILPDAPVVTVPDEGAFVSTLRPVIQGTAEADSTVTVYLDNRPPVTVTASGTGEWTYTPGFDLAQGAHTVKATATDRTGNVSPESNVRGFNVDTLVPAAPVVSAPARDSYSNNTRPVITGTAESETTVTIYLDGVERGTAPVTAGAWSYALTGDLTDGRYEVKATATDAAGNTSPESTPHSFTIDTVAPAAPVVSTPTEGAYVTTPVIITGRAEAGSTVTVLIDGVPVGLASANDSGEWTYETSAVLDGPREVKVTATDAANNTSADSNTRTFMVDATAPVAPGVSTPADGALVNTRINVITGTAEADSTVTVYLNGSAVGTAPVDGVGNWSFTTAELTDGSYVVTATARDAAGNVSPESNTHTFRVDATAPVAPVVSTPADGALVNTRGNVITGTAEADITVTVYLNGSAVGTAPVDGAGNWSFTTADLTDGTYAVKVTARDEAGNVSPESSTHSFRVDATAPVVPVVSTPADGALVNTRGNVITGTAEANTTVTVYLNDAVVGTATMDGAGNWSFTTAELTDGTYAVKVTARDAAGNVSPESSTHTFHVDATAPVAPVLTAPADGALVNTRTPLITGTAEVGTTVTVFLNGTAVGTATMDGAGNWSFQTVDLPDGTYAVKATARDSAGNVSPESSTHSFRVDLTAPAAPVITAPADGALVKTRGNVITGTAEVGTRVTVYLNGSIVGSAPVDGAGNWSFLTASLKDGTYAVTAFATDGAGNDSTVATERHFTVDASAPETFIETHPPESTSSTAAAFTFRAEDASLPVTYLCTLDGESIPCSESLEFTVTEGAYTLTVRAVDALGNTDTTPASFSWTVDAVAPEAPVVVAPAEGAVLESDLPVVISGTAEPGSTVTLLLDGQEFVVTADAAGNWSHAASGLAPGPHQVTARAKDAAGNVSPDSAPRTFSLLDSARMPDTEISSGPSGTTSERDATFTFGSEQGVTFECSLDGADFVPCTSPVTYTDLAEGEHTFQVRARDTRGVADASPASRTWTVGEADIAYLGGGVGCSASGGDSSLVLMALGSLLAMARRRRAAR; this is encoded by the coding sequence ATGAAGAACACTCTCTTCACGAAGTGGCTCGCGGCCGCGCTGTGGGTGTTGGCGCTCGGTTCGACGGCGGCGCTGGCCGAGCCGGATACCTTCTATCTGGGTGATGGACACAACGGTTCGTTCAAGGCGGACCCCGAGAGCATCGTCAACAGCTATGCCCAGGTGGTGTCTCCCCTGTTGGAAGGAGACACGGAGATCTCGCTCACCGCCTGCACGGCGTCGCCCTGCTTCGCTGGTGGGGAGCTGGTGATGGTGTTCCAGACGACCGGCTTCCTGGGGACGCCCCAGGTCGAGGACCCCGCGCCGTCCATTTCGCTCAACAGCACCGAGGTGGGCCGCTGGGAGCTGGCGCGGGTGGATTCCGTGTCGGGGACGACGCTGAAGCTCAGGGCGCCGCTCATTCGCGGGTACGCGGCGCTGGTGACCCAGGTCATCCGGGTACCCGAGTTCACGGACGTCACCGTTGGCCTCGAGGACTCCATCATCGCGAAGCCCTGGGATGGCAAGGTGGGTGGTGTCCTGGCGTTCCTGGCCACGGGAAATGTCCGCAACCTGGGAATGATCAGCGTGGACGGGGCGGGCTTCCGGGGTGGCGTGTTCGTCGGTGACGCCGGTGGGAGCGGCTCGACGGGATGCTCGGGGGATGAGGAGTCCGCGCCCAAGGGAGCTCAAAAAGGAGAGGGCATCGCCAACACCTACTATGGGCCCTCCCATACGGGACGCGGTTACGTCCTCAATGGCGGCGGTGGAGGTGTCTGCCTCAGGGCTGGCGGAGGCGGAGGCGCCAACCATGGCAAGGGCGGCGTGGGAGGGTTCTCCTCCTCCGTGGACGGGAACCGAGGCGTGGGAGGCCGCGCCGGTGTGTCCATCGACGACTATGCGCTCCTCAATCGGTTCATTCCCGGTGGTGGTGGTGGCGCGGGTCATGGCAGCCCGGCGTCCGTTGCGCGGGGAGGCAGTGGCGGTGGCGTGCTCTTCATCCGTGCCCGCTCTCTCTCCGGCGGGGGCAGTCTCCTCGCGACGGGCTCCTCGGGCTATTACAGCAACACGGAGGCCGGGGGGGGCGGTGGAGCGGGTGGCAGCATCCACCTGCGCTTCGCCACGACCGCGTCCTGCGGTGACATCGACGCCAGCGGTGGCAACGGTGGAAGCCCCAATACCAAGCAGGTCGGTCCGGGTGGTGGTGGCGGTGGCGGTGTCATCCTGTTGCAGGCCGCCAACAGCGCTGGCTGCGTGGCCAATGCCAGCAGCGTCCTGGGCGGCTTGTCTGGCAGTCAGAAGGATTCCGGCGCGCCCGGAGGGCTGTCGTACGGTGCGGGTAGTGGCGCTGGCGGCCGGGTCGAGACGATCAATCGGGGCTTCGTCATGCCCGACGTGCCCACGGTGAGCGCGCCCGCCAACGGTGCCTATACGGACAACTCGCACCCCAATGTCGTGGGCACGGCCATGCCCAACACGACCGTGGTCATCTACATCGATGGCAAGGAGGCGGGGCGCGGGCTCTCCAACGCGGCGGGTGGTTATGTCGTGGCGCTGTCGGATGCCCTCGACGAGGGTTCTCACACCGTCCAGGCCGCGACGGAGGTGGACGGTGTCCAGAGCCTCAAGAGCACGGCGAACGCCTTCACCGTGGACACGATCCTCCCGGATGCCCCCGTCGTGACGGTGCCGGACGAGGGCGCCTTCGTGAGCACGCTCCGTCCCGTCATCCAGGGCACGGCCGAGGCCGACAGCACGGTGACGGTCTACCTGGACAACCGGCCTCCGGTCACCGTGACCGCGAGCGGCACGGGTGAGTGGACGTATACGCCGGGTTTTGACCTGGCGCAGGGCGCGCACACGGTGAAGGCCACGGCCACGGATCGGACGGGCAATGTCAGCCCCGAGTCCAACGTGCGCGGCTTCAACGTGGACACCCTGGTTCCCGCCGCTCCGGTGGTGAGCGCGCCCGCTCGTGACTCCTATTCCAACAACACGCGTCCCGTCATCACGGGCACCGCCGAGTCGGAGACCACCGTCACGATCTACCTCGATGGTGTGGAGCGGGGCACGGCGCCGGTGACGGCGGGCGCCTGGAGCTATGCGCTCACCGGCGATCTGACGGACGGGAGGTATGAGGTGAAGGCCACGGCCACGGACGCGGCGGGCAACACCAGCCCCGAGTCCACTCCCCACTCCTTCACCATCGATACGGTGGCCCCCGCGGCACCGGTCGTGTCGACGCCCACCGAGGGCGCGTATGTGACCACTCCCGTCATCATCACGGGCAGGGCCGAGGCGGGCAGCACCGTGACGGTCCTCATCGATGGCGTGCCCGTGGGGCTCGCCAGCGCGAACGACTCGGGTGAGTGGACCTATGAGACCAGCGCGGTGCTGGATGGTCCCCGCGAGGTGAAGGTCACGGCCACGGACGCGGCGAACAACACCAGCGCCGATTCCAACACGCGCACCTTCATGGTGGACGCGACGGCTCCCGTGGCACCTGGTGTGAGCACTCCGGCCGACGGGGCGCTCGTCAACACGCGCATCAATGTCATCACGGGCACGGCCGAGGCCGACAGCACGGTGACGGTGTACCTCAACGGCTCGGCCGTGGGCACGGCGCCCGTGGACGGCGTGGGCAACTGGAGCTTCACCACGGCGGAGCTGACGGACGGCTCGTATGTGGTGACGGCCACGGCCAGGGATGCCGCGGGCAATGTCAGCCCCGAGTCCAACACCCACACCTTCCGCGTGGATGCGACGGCTCCGGTGGCGCCGGTGGTGAGCACTCCGGCCGACGGGGCGCTCGTCAACACGCGCGGCAACGTCATCACGGGCACGGCCGAGGCCGACATCACGGTGACGGTGTACCTCAACGGCTCGGCCGTGGGCACGGCGCCAGTGGATGGCGCGGGCAACTGGAGCTTCACCACGGCGGATTTGACGGACGGCACGTACGCGGTGAAGGTGACGGCCAGGGACGAGGCGGGCAATGTCAGCCCTGAGTCCAGCACGCACTCCTTCCGCGTGGACGCGACGGCTCCGGTGGTGCCGGTGGTGAGCACTCCGGCTGACGGGGCGCTCGTCAACACGCGCGGCAACGTCATCACGGGCACGGCCGAGGCCAACACCACGGTGACGGTCTACCTCAACGATGCGGTCGTGGGCACGGCGACGATGGATGGCGCGGGCAACTGGAGCTTCACCACGGCGGAGCTGACGGACGGCACGTACGCGGTGAAGGTGACGGCCAGGGACGCGGCGGGCAATGTCAGCCCCGAGTCCAGCACGCACACCTTCCACGTGGACGCGACGGCTCCGGTGGCGCCGGTGCTCACCGCTCCGGCTGACGGGGCGCTCGTCAACACGCGCACGCCGCTCATCACGGGCACGGCCGAGGTGGGCACCACGGTGACGGTGTTCCTCAACGGCACGGCCGTGGGCACGGCGACGATGGATGGCGCGGGCAACTGGAGCTTCCAGACGGTGGATCTGCCCGATGGGACGTACGCGGTGAAGGCGACGGCCAGGGACTCGGCGGGCAATGTCAGCCCCGAGTCCAGCACGCACTCCTTCCGCGTGGACCTGACCGCTCCCGCGGCGCCTGTCATCACCGCTCCGGCCGACGGGGCGCTCGTCAAGACGCGCGGCAACGTCATCACGGGCACGGCCGAGGTGGGCACCCGGGTGACGGTGTACCTCAACGGTTCCATCGTGGGCTCGGCGCCGGTGGATGGCGCGGGCAACTGGAGCTTCTTGACGGCCTCGCTGAAGGACGGCACGTATGCGGTGACGGCCTTCGCCACGGATGGCGCGGGCAACGACAGCACCGTGGCAACCGAGCGCCACTTCACCGTGGATGCGAGTGCACCGGAGACCTTCATCGAGACCCATCCCCCGGAGAGCACCTCGAGCACGGCCGCGGCCTTCACCTTCCGCGCGGAGGATGCGTCGTTGCCGGTGACGTACCTGTGCACCCTGGACGGTGAGTCCATTCCGTGCTCGGAGTCCCTGGAGTTCACCGTGACCGAGGGCGCGTACACGCTCACGGTCCGCGCGGTGGATGCCTTGGGGAACACGGATACGACTCCGGCTTCCTTCTCCTGGACCGTGGACGCCGTCGCGCCCGAGGCCCCGGTGGTGGTGGCCCCGGCGGAGGGCGCCGTGCTGGAGTCCGACTTGCCCGTGGTCATCAGCGGCACCGCGGAGCCGGGCAGCACCGTGACGCTCCTCCTGGATGGACAGGAGTTCGTGGTGACGGCGGATGCCGCGGGCAACTGGAGCCACGCCGCCAGCGGACTCGCCCCCGGCCCCCACCAGGTGACGGCCCGGGCCAAGGACGCGGCCGGTAACGTCAGTCCTGATTCGGCCCCGCGCACCTTCTCCCTGCTGGACAGCGCGCGCATGCCGGACACGGAGATCTCCTCGGGCCCGTCGGGCACCACCTCGGAGCGTGACGCCACGTTCACCTTCGGCTCGGAGCAGGGCGTGACGTTCGAGTGCAGCCTGGACGGCGCGGATTTCGTTCCCTGCACCTCGCCGGTGACCTACACCGACCTGGCGGAGGGCGAGCACACGTTCCAGGTGCGCGCCCGTGATACCCGCGGCGTCGCGGATGCCTCCCCGGCTTCCCGGACGTGGACCGTGGGCGAGGCGGACATCGCCTACCTCGGCGGCGGGGTCGGTTGCTCGGCCTCGGGGGGTGACTCCTCGCTCGTGCTGATGGCCCTGGGCTCGCTGCTCGCGATGGCTCGCCGCCGCCGCGCCGCCCGCTGA
- a CDS encoding ATP-binding protein, producing MRVLGRIGYGLALGLIGCGLNLAALEVLPGVHLLLGPLVVLIAAVLFGPVTGGVAGAVAGLSTLRLWHHPWGALNLALEGLFVGALRRRLTPLVADALYWLMSPLYFFLTYYLVEGIPAEGVLVAGVKQAVNGLLAVLVLQVLLLIPRVRRSLRPLLPPPLAEVSIGRTFSSALTLGAVVPLLVLGGAEGRERYDSQLRQVEEENLHAARVVANEVESSIGHVRHGVGQLARTLSQGLTAGGQLPGQHFLEGELDALVTYSPEVHQAYVGNPEGLAMAYSPRHDLSGRPLAGSDYSDRAYVRLVQQARGPIVSDVLSGRSHSPGPLVVAVAPIRQDERYAGYVLAAMDLPRLRQHAHAQVQNSDRRIRVTDARGSVVFDSAITGAGREPLRSITGTPLARALEDVTSGGTGTYSTEEEGSPVLRVGQLHHFGMVTVPSLGWRVLVEQPGTRLQREVERAYFSLLGTMVLAIGAAVLLALVFTRTIVAPVQAVSDAAARQAAGERMARASEAAQDAPHELSQLAETFDRMTGQLSRQMEAIERTSREKDAFLSIASHELKTPLTALKAHVQLLRRKLGGEHGERLDNVSRQVDRVTRLVNQLLDASQLGLEQLPLQRTRLDLSEVVRRVAEELVAASPLHTLAFTARPLLGDFDELRLEQVVHNLVSNAIKYNPTGGVIEVELHEVADCEAELRVSDRGIGLRVEDEEQLFGRFERGDRRELTGISGIGVGLYVSREIVRRHGGRISLRSREGGGAVATVRLPLAPPEQRSAAPAS from the coding sequence ATGAGAGTCCTGGGGCGAATCGGGTACGGTCTGGCGCTCGGGCTGATCGGGTGCGGATTGAACCTGGCGGCCCTCGAGGTGCTCCCCGGGGTGCATCTGCTGCTCGGGCCCCTGGTGGTGCTCATCGCCGCGGTGCTGTTCGGTCCGGTGACGGGAGGCGTGGCCGGGGCCGTGGCGGGCCTGTCGACGCTCCGGCTGTGGCACCACCCGTGGGGCGCGCTCAACCTCGCGCTGGAGGGGCTCTTCGTGGGCGCGCTGCGCCGGCGCCTCACGCCCCTGGTGGCCGATGCCCTCTACTGGCTGATGAGCCCGCTGTACTTCTTCCTCACCTACTACCTGGTGGAGGGCATCCCGGCCGAGGGCGTGCTGGTGGCGGGGGTGAAACAGGCGGTGAACGGGCTGTTGGCGGTGCTGGTGCTCCAGGTGCTGCTGCTCATCCCCCGCGTACGTCGGAGCCTCCGGCCGCTCCTGCCACCTCCGCTGGCGGAGGTCTCCATCGGCCGGACCTTCAGCTCGGCGCTCACGCTGGGGGCGGTGGTGCCCCTGCTGGTGCTGGGCGGGGCCGAGGGCCGCGAGCGCTACGACTCGCAATTGCGCCAGGTGGAGGAGGAGAACCTGCACGCCGCCCGGGTGGTGGCCAACGAGGTGGAGAGCAGCATCGGGCACGTGCGGCATGGCGTGGGTCAGCTCGCGCGCACGCTGTCCCAGGGGCTCACCGCCGGGGGCCAACTGCCCGGCCAGCACTTCCTCGAGGGCGAGCTGGACGCGCTCGTCACCTACTCGCCCGAGGTGCACCAGGCCTACGTGGGCAATCCCGAGGGCCTGGCGATGGCCTACTCTCCGCGCCACGACCTGTCGGGCCGCCCGCTGGCCGGCTCGGACTACTCCGACCGCGCCTATGTGCGGCTCGTGCAGCAGGCACGTGGGCCCATCGTGAGCGACGTGCTGAGCGGACGGAGTCACAGCCCCGGGCCGCTCGTGGTGGCGGTGGCTCCCATCCGCCAGGACGAGCGCTACGCGGGCTACGTGCTGGCGGCGATGGACCTGCCGAGGTTGCGCCAGCACGCGCACGCCCAGGTGCAGAACAGCGACCGGCGCATCCGCGTCACCGATGCGCGCGGCAGCGTGGTCTTCGACTCGGCCATCACCGGGGCGGGGCGAGAACCCCTGCGCAGCATCACCGGTACCCCTCTGGCGCGCGCGCTGGAGGACGTGACCAGCGGCGGCACGGGCACCTATTCGACCGAGGAGGAGGGATCGCCGGTGTTGCGCGTGGGGCAACTGCACCACTTCGGAATGGTGACGGTGCCCTCCCTGGGCTGGCGCGTGTTGGTGGAGCAGCCCGGCACCCGGCTGCAGCGCGAGGTGGAACGGGCCTACTTCAGCCTGCTGGGCACCATGGTGCTGGCCATCGGGGCGGCGGTGCTGCTGGCGCTCGTCTTCACGCGCACCATCGTCGCGCCGGTGCAGGCCGTGTCCGACGCGGCGGCCCGGCAGGCGGCCGGAGAGCGCATGGCGCGCGCCTCCGAGGCCGCCCAGGACGCTCCCCACGAGCTCAGCCAGTTGGCGGAGACGTTCGATCGCATGACCGGGCAGCTCTCGCGGCAGATGGAGGCCATCGAGCGCACCAGCCGGGAGAAGGACGCCTTCCTGTCCATCGCCTCGCACGAGCTGAAGACGCCGCTCACGGCGCTCAAGGCGCACGTGCAACTGCTGCGGCGCAAGCTGGGCGGCGAGCACGGCGAGCGCCTGGACAACGTGAGCCGGCAGGTGGACCGGGTGACGCGCCTGGTGAACCAGCTCCTGGATGCCTCGCAGCTCGGGCTGGAGCAGTTGCCCTTGCAGCGCACGCGTCTGGACCTGAGCGAGGTGGTGCGGCGGGTGGCCGAGGAGCTCGTGGCCGCCTCGCCATTGCACACGCTGGCCTTCACCGCTCGGCCCCTTCTGGGCGACTTCGACGAGCTGCGCCTGGAGCAGGTGGTGCACAACCTCGTGTCCAACGCCATCAAGTACAACCCCACGGGCGGCGTCATCGAGGTGGAGCTCCACGAGGTGGCGGACTGCGAGGCGGAGCTGCGGGTGAGCGACCGGGGCATCGGCCTGCGGGTGGAGGACGAGGAGCAGCTCTTCGGCCGCTTCGAGCGCGGAGACCGGCGCGAGCTGACGGGCATCTCGGGCATCGGCGTGGGGCTGTACGTGTCGCGGGAGATCGTCCGCCGGCATGGCGGCCGCATCTCGCTGCGCTCACGCGAGGGAGGCGGCGCGGTGGCCACGGTGCGGCTGCCCCTGGCGCCTCCCGAGCAGCGCTCCGCCGCGCCCGCCTCGTGA